GCAGATATACATCGCGATCGTGAATCCGTCGGAGAACAACCCCGGATCCACCAGAGCCTCGGTGCCTATCCCCGCGATTCCCGGCAACGCCGCAACCGCCAGGAGTTGACTGGTGCGGGCAACGGCGTTGTTCACACCCGACGCAATGCCCGACTGTTCCACCGGAACCGAACCCAGCACGGCCGCGGTCAGCGGCGCCACCATCACCGACAACCCCAGACCGAACACGAGCACTCCGGGCAGCACATCGGTGAGGTACGACGCGTCGACCCCGATCCGCGTCATCAACACCAATCCCACTGCTGCCACCGCCGGGCCGGCCGTCATCGGCAACCGCGGTCCGTGAACCTGCGCGTATCTACCGGCACGCGACGAAAAGAGCAGCAGCGCCAGCGTGATCGGCACCGTAGCGACCCCCGCTGCCACCGGTGAATAGCCCGCGACCAGTTGCAACTGCAGCACCAGAAGAAAGAACACACCACCCAGCGCCGCATACACCGCGAGGGTCACCAGATTGGCGGCGACAAACATTCTCGACCGGAACAACGACGGTGGCACCACCGCACTCGGCGACCGCCGCTCCACAACGACGAACAGGCACAACACGAGCCCGCCCACCACTCCCGCGACCAGATTCATCTCGATCAACCCGTAGGTCAATCCGCCGAGACCGAGTACCGCACAGGCAGATCCCAGCACATCCAGACGTTCCGGCGGATGCGGGTCACGGCTCTCGGGAACGTGCCGCACACTCGCCCACACCACAAGAGCAGCCAACGGCAAGTTCAGGAAGAACACCGACCGCCACCCGGCGACCTCCACGAGCCAACCACCGAACAGCGGACCTATCGCTCCCGCAACACCCCCGAGCCCAGACCACAAACCGATTGCAGCGCCCCGATCCTCCTCCCGTAACGACGCCGAGATAATGGCCAGGCTGCCCGGTGTCAGCAATGCCGCACCCACGCCTTGCAAGATTCGTGCCACCACGAGAAACGTGATGTCGGGAGCAATGCCGCACAGCAGCGACGCCACCGCGAACCACACCGTGCCCCACACGAACACCCGGCGCCTGCCCCACCGATCCCCCAGAGCGCCGCCGAGCAGAATCAACGACGCCAAGGCCAACGTGTATCCGCTGAGCGTCCACTGCAAGCCCGCCACCCCGGACCCCAACTCCTCGCCGATGTGCGGTAGCGCGATATTGACCACCGTGCCGTCGAGAAGAGCCATGCTCGAACCCAGAACCGTCGCGGCAACAACCCAGCGCCCCCGTGCCGATGCCAGCGCCAATGGTTCCGTCATGTGGTCCATGGTGCGCGCCCGAGGACGCTCGCGGAAGAGTTCAGTCGATCTGGCGGCGATGAGCCCAACGCGTCAGGGCATTGCGATTGGACTGCTGAGTCTTTCGCAGGACGTTGGACGCATGCGTCTCGACGGTCTTCACGGAGATCACCAGTTCTTCCGCAATCTCGCGATAGGTGTACCCCCGCGCGAGCAACCGCAGGACCTCGAGTTCACGGGGAGTCAGTGAATCGAGTTCCGGATCGAGTTGAGGTTCCGGTGCGGCAGATCGACCGGTGAAGGAATCGAGCACAAACCCCGCCAACCGGGGTCCGAAGACGGCGTCGCCGCCTGCGACCCGGCGAACACCGTCTGCCAGTTCCGACCCGGAAATCGTTTTGGTGACGTAGCCCCGAGCACCCGCCCGGATCACCGCGATGACGTCCTCAGCCGCATCGGAGACGCTGAGCGCCAGGCACACCGGACCGGAATCTATCCCGCGCAGCACGGCGACTCCGCCACCGTCCGGCATGTGTACGTCGAGCAGGACCACGTGCGGTTTCATCGAATTGATCCCGGCGATCGCCTCGGCCACACCGCCGGCTTCGCCGACAATCTCCATGTCGTCCTCGCGAGACAATTCGGCCCGAACCCCGGAGCGGAACACCCCGTGATCGTCGACCAGAAAAACGCGATACGGGGGTGTGGGCGGAACTGTCACTGGGGCGCTTCCTCCGGGTTGTCGACATGATCTGCAGGCTCGTCCCACTGTAAGTCAGAGTCGGTGCTCGTCTTACCCCCGAGCGGCATGTGCACCCGAATCTCCGTCCCCTTGCCGATGGTGGAGCGAACCACGACGCGGCCACCACGACGCTCGATCCGGCCGCGAATCGACTTTGCCAGACCCTGACGGTCCTCTGGCACCGCGTCGACGTCGAATCCCACGCCGCGATCTCGAACGAAGATACTCACCTGATCACCCTCCACCTCGGCAAACAGGTTGATCTCCTTCTCTCCGGAATGCTTCGCGGCGTTGACCAGAGCCTCCCGCGTCGCACCGAGAAGAGCCGTGAACGCTTCCTTCGGCAGACCGTCCTCACCATCGAGCTGCACGTCGCCCACCGTCACCGGCCGAACCGTCACGCCGTGCTGATCCTCGACCTCACCCGCGATGATCTTGAGTCCCTCGGTCAAGCTCGTGTGGTCGATCTCGCCGCCACTGAACAGCCACTTCCGTAGCTCGCGCTCCTGCCCACGGGCAAGCCTCGCCACCTCCGCCGGATTGTCGGACTGCTTCTGGATCAACGCCAGCGTCTGCAACACAGAATCATGCAGGTGCGACGCGATCTCTTCACGCTCGTCGTTGCGAATTCGAGCGGCTCGCTCGGCACCGAGCGCCCGCCACATCCGCAACCACAACGGAACCGTCAGCAAGCCGGCACCGATCAACGTCACGACGACGGCCAACAACGACGACCGCAACGCGTCGATGTCGACCTGCGCCAACACCACCACGGCCAGACCCAGCACGATCATCGAGGCGCCGCCGACCACACGCGTCCACGTCAGGACGGTCGGCCGCGCCGGCAACCCGATGACGGTGCGCGGGCCGTCGGAATCGAACTCCCGCCACACCAGCGCCGCACCGACGGCAACAACAAAGAACGGCGCCAGTACCGAACCCGCCGTGCCACTGAACAACCACGACAATGCCGCCGCGCCGCCCAGACCGAGAGCGGCCAGACCGTAAGCGCGCTGACGCTCCGCCGCGCTCGGCTTGTCGGTGTCGGTACCCGCCGAAACGAAAACCCAGAGAATTCCGTACGCCACGATGCCCGCACCGGCCATCGCAGCCAAAATCGCAAACGCAACGCGAACCTTCAGCGCGTCGATGCCAAGGTGATCCGCGATACCGCCAGCAACACCACCCACAATTCGACCGCCGGCGCGCCGCTCCAACTTTCGTATCGGCAGCGGCGCACTCACGAGCGCGGGATCAGACACAGATTGCACATAGTCGATACTGGCACGAACCCTGCTCGAACACATCAGGGTCCAACCCTGAAGTCAGGCTCGCAGCGCGCCAAAGATCAGGGTCCACCCCTGATGCGGCAACACCACCGAACACACCACGATGGAGCCATGAGTAATCCGACCTTCCAGGAACAGATCAACGATCTGTGGCGGACCCGCCCCGTGCGTCTACCGGACCAGGGTCACGTTGCCGGCGTATGCGCAGGAATCGGATACCGATACGGTGTCGACCCGATCCTCGTGCGCGTCGCCTTTGTCATCTCGACCATCTTCGGCGGCTCCGGAATATTGCTGTACGTCCTGGCCTGGCTGACTTTCCCACGCGCCGACATCGGCCACACCGCAGCAGTGCCCGGGCGCCGCCATCGATCGGACAAGCACACAAAAACCATCGTCCTGGTGGTCGCTCTTGCCATCGCCGCGACCACTATCGGTCCTCTCGGCGCCGGCCAAGGCGGTTCGGGGCTGATCGGCGTCATGCTGATGCTCGGTGGCCTGTGGCTGCTCTACCAACGCCAACCCGTCCCACCGGCGCTGCCACCGTCATTCACGCAGCACATCGGCGCCGGAACGGTCTATCCCGGAACAGGATTCACCCCCGGACCATTCACCCCCGGATACTTCACCCCCGGCAATTTCGACCCTGGTAATTTCGCCCCGAACCAGCCGTCGACGTACACGCCGTACACCAAGCTTCCCGACAGCTACGTTCCCACCGAACCGAGCACGACAACTGCGGCATCGGAATCTGCACCAGCAGTTGATCTCTCGAAGAACGAGCCCACGATCACTCCCCCGGCCTGGGATCCGCTGGGCGTCGCCCCCTTCGCCTGGGATCTCCCCGACCCCGTCACCAAAAACCCGCCCCTGCTCCCGCTTCCACCTCGGCGCCGACGCTCCCGCTGGACCCTGACCGTCCTGGGCCTGGCGATCATCGCCGCCTCCGCAGTAGGAGCCGCAGGCGCCGCAACCGGCAACGACTGGTTCACCCCAGGCCGCGTCGGCGCAGTCGGACTTGCCGTGATCGCCCTCGGGATGATCTTCGGGGCATTCTTCCGCAAGGGATACGGACTGCTGATCGTCACCGGACCACTCGTCGGATTCGTGATCCTCGCGTCGCTGGTGTATCCCCTCGAATTCGACGCGTCGGGTGAACAGAAGTGGACACCGACAAGTGTGTCCGAGATCGAGTCGTCGTACTCCGGCGGCTTCGGCAGCTTCACCCTGGATCTGAGCAAGGTCGCGTTCACCGAGGACAAAACCATCGACGTCTCAGCAGCATTCGGCGAATTCAAGGTCTACGTGCCGGACAACGTCAAGGTACAGAACGACTGCACAGTCGTGATGGGTGACGGATCCCGTTGCCTCGACGGTGGTGTCCACGCGGGCGCCCAGGCCGGACCCGATGCCCCCACCCTGACGATCAATGCCAAAGCCACATTCGGCGCCTTGGAGGTACACCAGTGATGAGCGATTTCGACGACATCGGTAACAGCACCGACGAGCACGAGGAAACCCCGAAGTCCAAGCGTCCGTCAGCACTTCTGCTCATAGCGGGAATCGCGGCATTCCTGGTCAGCGGATGGGCCCTCCTCGGACCCTTCTCCCTCGCGCCGGCCGGAGACATCCAATTCCGGTGGCTGTTCGTGGGAGCAGCAGTCATCGCCGGCCTGCTGCTGGTAATTCTGCCGAACCGCAAATAGCACTGTGCGCCTTTGTCAACCGCCCGCGGTTGACAAAGGCGCACAGCAATCAGCTCACTCCCACTCGATCGTTCCCGGCGGCTTGCTCGTCACGTCGAGAACAACGCGATTGACATCCGGAACCTCGTTGGTGATGCGGGTGGAGATGCGCTCGAGGGTCTCGTACGGCAAACGCGTCCAGTCTGCGGTCATGGCGTCTTCACTCGACACCGGACGCAAGACGATCGGATGGCCGTAGGTACGGCCGTCGCCCTGCACACCCACGCTGCGCACGTCGGCAAGGAGGACAACCGGGCACTGCCAGATCGTCCCGTCGAGGCCCGCGGACGTAAGTTCTTCACGCGCAATGGAATCCGCCTGGCGGAGGATTTCAAGGCGATCACGGGTGACCTCACCGATGATGCGAATACCCAGACCCGGTCCGGGGAACGGTTGGCGTCCGACGATCTCTTCCGGCAAGCCGAGTTCGCGACCGACTGCCCGGACCTCGTCCTTGAACAGCAGGCGCAGCGGTTCCACCAACTTGAACTGCAGATCTTCCGGCAGGCCACCGACGTTGTGGTGGCTCTTGATGTTTGCAGTCCCGGTGCCACCACCGGACTCCACGACATCCGGGTACAGGGTGCCCTGAACGAGGAAGTCGACAGTTGCGCCCTGAGAAGCGTTCTCGCCCAGGACATCGCTGACAGCGCCTTCGAAGCTGCGAATGAATTCGCGGCCGATGATCTTGCGCTTGGTTTCGGGGTCGGTGACACCGGCCAGTTCACCGATGAAGGTGTCGGCGGCATCAACCGTAATCAGGCGAGCGCCCGTCGCGGCAACAAAGTCCTTCTCGACCTGGGTACGCTCACCGGCACGCATCAAGCCGTGATCGACGAACACACAGGTCAACCGGTCGCCGATAGCGCGCTGAACCAACGCAGCGGCAACAGCGGAGTCGACGCCACCGGACAGACCACAGATCGCATGGCCGTCGCCGACCTGCTCGCGGACCTGCTCGATGAGCGCGTCGGCGATATTGGACGCCGTCCACGCCGCCGGGATACCGGCGATCTCATGCAGGAAGCGGCTCAGGACCTGTTGCCCGTGCGGGGAATGCAGAACCTCAGGGTGGTACTGGACGCCGGCCAGCTTGCGAGCGCGATCCTCGAACGCCGCGACGGGAGCGCCATCGCTGGTCGCGGTGACCTCGAAGCCCGAAGGCGCTTCGGTGACGGCGTCGCCGTGGCTCATCCACACCGGCTGCGTCGTGGGAAGTCCGTCGTGGAGCAGACCACCGGACACCGAGATGTCGGTGCGCCCGTACTCACGGGTTCCGGTCTCGGCAACGGTTCCGCCGAGGGCTCCGGCCATGGCCTGGAATCCGTAGCAAATGCCGAACACCGGAATGTCATGGTCGAACAGGGCCGGATCGAGCTTCGGAGCGCCGTCGGCGTACACGCTGGACGGCCCGCCGGAGAGCACAACAGCCAAGGGCTTCTTGGCCACAATCTCCTCGACGGTCATGGTGTGCGGAATCACCTCCGAGTAGACCTTGGCCTCACGGACTCGACGCGCGATCAGCTGCGCGTACTGCGCACCGAAGTCGACGACAAGAACTGGTCTCTGTTGCTCGATATCTGCCACACGTGCAGTCTAATCGCCTCAGCCCGTGCTTCTGCCCACGCCCGGACTCCGCCTGCGCCGCGATCGAATGGACGCGACGTACGTCACTGCGCAGCCGGACCCGTAGAAAGTCGGGGCGACCGCCCGTCGATCTAGACGACTGTCCAGGTCAGTGGCCACCCCTGCACTTGCCGCTTAGTTTCGACAACTAATTCTATGACGTCGTCGCAGGCCAGAGCCTTAAATCGACGAAGGGTGAATTTTCTGGACGTTTGACCGATTCGACTAAACCAAACGTCCAGTAGAGGTAATCTCACTCGTCAAGTGATCAAGATCACGATCACTTGACGGCCGGCGTCGCCGAACGGCGCTCACCCTCGAGGAGGACCTGTGCGTCGATTCATACGACGACTCGCCATACCCGTCGCGGCTGTGACGGCTGCCGCCGGACTTCTAGTCCTCGGCACCCCGGCCGCTGCTGACGAAGCCCCGCCGACCAGCTTCACCGGCACGGCCGACAACCTCGACTACACGAGGAGCGTCGTCGGAAACGCCGTGGTTCATCCCGGCGACACCGTGACATACAGAACCGAGATCAGTCGCCGTAGCGGCGTCGAGCGATATGTCACGAAGATCAGGGAGTACCCGCCGGCAGGCTTCACGCTGGTTCCCGGCAGCGCCGTCGTGACCTACACCGGGTCCACCACCAAAGCCACCATCACGCCCGAAAGCGACGGCGGTGTCTCCGCCAAGTGCAGCAGCGGGTGCTCGTTCCTCGGGAGCGGTTTCGTGATCAAGAGCGGTCAATCGGTGACTCTGGAAGCCAAGTACACAGTTCCCGCGAACGCGACGTTCGGCACCCACGACAGCGGTCTGATCTTCGAGGTCTACACCTTCAGCACCTCTCAGGGACTGAACCCTATGAACGTCAACGTCCAGGTCGTCGACCCGTCCGTCGCCACCGGAACGACGCTTGTCGCACCCGCAACGGCGAAGGTCGGCACACCGGTCGACCTGACCGCGACAGTTGCGCCGTCCAACGCGACGGGGACCGTCCAGTTCAAGGACAGCGGAAACGACATCGGCTCGCCGGTCACGGTGTCGAACGGCAGCGCCACCCTCTCGCATACCTTCAACAGCGTCGGCGCGCATGACATCACCGCCGCCTACACGGCCGGGCCCGGATTCCACAGTTCGACCTCCGGAGTCCAGACCGTCGACGTCTCCGCAGACACCACCACCACGATCTCCGCTCCGAACGCCGCACTGGTCGGCGACAGCATCACCGTGAGCGCCGTCGTCACCCCGGCTACCGCCGTGGGCACGGTGCAGTTCAAGGACGGCGACACCAACCTCGGCGCACCGGTTGCCGTTGTCGACGGAACAGCCTCACTCACCCGTAGCTACGACGCTTCCGGCACCCACAGCTTCACCGCAGTCTTCACCGGCGAGGCCGGCTACGGCGATTCCGTCTCCACCGCAACCCAACTCGACGTCAGTGACCCCGACTGGGGCACCACGACAACAGTTGTCGAGCCCCTCACCGCCGTTGTCGGTGAACCGACCAACCTCTCGGCCACCGTCTCCCCCATCCCGAGCAGCGGAACCGTCACGTTCAAGGTCGACGGCATCGATGTCGGTACGGCACCCGTCGGCACCGGTGACGGCGTCGCGATCCTCCCGCACACCTTCACATCAGCAGGCGCAGCAGCCGTGACAGCCGAGTTCTCCGGCGGAACCGGATTCATCGAGTCCACGTCCACTTCGTTCACCGTGAACGTGACCGCCCCCGAACCCGCCCGCGCGGACACCACGACAACCCTGACCGTCAGTGGCTCTGCCCTGGTCGGACAGGCAGTGCAACTCAAGGCCACCGTTGCACCCGGAACGGCAAACGGCATGATCCAGTTCAAGTCCGGCACGACTCCCATCGGCGCACCGGTTCCCGTCGTCAACGGCGTCGCGACGCTCACACACACCTTCGACGACGAGGGAACGTTCGGCATCACGGCCGGCTTCGTCGGCGACACCGGTTGGAAGAACTCCGTTTCCGGCCCGACCGTCCTGCAGGTCGGCACCGCACCAACTGACGGCGGCGGCACCGGAAGCGTGGATACCGGATCGCTCAGCGGTCTCATCCCGCTCTTCGGAAGCTAGTCCCCCACATCAGCTTTGGACACCACTCCCGTAATCGACTCAGGAGAATCCATGTTCGTGCATTCCAGACGCCGCATCGCGGCGCCGATCGCCGTCACGGCACTCGCCGGTGGCGTCATCCTCGCGGGAATCCCCGCATCAGCCGCCCCGGTGACATCAACCTTCGGAACAAGTTGCCTCGCAACCCCGTCCGCTGTCGCCGGCCCGACCACGGAGTCCCAGTCCGGCTCGGTCATCGTCGACGCACCGGACAGCGTCGCGGCCGGTGAAACATTCGAAGTCACCATCCAACCCGGCCCCATCGCATTCCCCGGATCCGCTTCGGGGGCGACCGTCCAGAACGTCTCCCGCATCAAAGTCGACGTCGACGTTCCCGCAAACGCCACCCTCGTGGAAGCCACCATCGTTCCCGGGACCTCCGTGGGACTCAGCGGTGTCGCACCGAATATCCTGCGCGTCAACGAGAACGGCAACGTCGATTCCAACGGAACGATTCTCCGGCTATCGGGAAACAATCAGGTGATCGGAAACAGCCCGAGCTCGAGCATCAACTCCGAGGGTGGAATCGTCGTCAAGGCGACCGGCAAGAACATCGACGGCTCCAACAACGCCGACGGTTACACCCAGTTCCAGCTCCCCCAGGTCAAGGCCGTTCTCAAAGCCGGCGCCTCGGGAGAGGTAGCCATGAAGGTCCGCACCGGCGGTAGCGCGGGAACGTGGAACAACGATCGCAACTTCCTCACGTTCCTCCCCAAGGCCACCCTGGTGATCACCGCGTGGGCACCCACCCGGTGCACCCCGCGTGACGCGGAGAACGGCCCCCTCAACAGCGGCGCAGGCCCCCTCGCCACAACCCGAATCATCGAGGCGGACAAAGCAACCACCACAACGGTGGTCGGACCGGCCAACGCCAAGAACGGAACCCCGGTCACGCTGTCGGCCAACGTGAGCGGCGGCGCAAACGGGGGAACAGTCCAGTTCTTCGACGGCGACAACCCTCTCGGGGACGCGGTACCGGTAGCGGCCGGATCGGCCAGCATCTCCCCGACCTTCACCGAGGACGGACCGCACTCCATCACCGCGAGTTACAGCGGCACAACCGGATTCCTGGCGTCGACCTCCGTGTCGGCCAAGATCGTGACCGTCACGACGGACGCACCGCCTGACGCCGTGACCACTACCGCAACGGTGTCGCCGTCGACCGCGAAGGTCGGTCAGGACGTGAACCTCACCGCCAAGGTCGATCCTCAGGGAACCGGCGGCACCGTCGACTTCATCGTCGACGGCACCGAAACGCTCACTGCCACGGTCGGAACCGACGGAGTTGCCATCGCGCCGTACACCTTCACCTCCACCGGAACGCACAAGGTTGTCGCGAAGTTCACCGGCTCACCCGGGTTCGCGCCGTCCGCTGCCCCGGCATTCCCGGTCAGCGTCACGACGCCGGCTCCGGCTGACGTCGAGACGACCACGGTTCTGGGCGAAGTCGGAACCGTCCAGAAAAACACCCCCGTGACGCTCAAGGCAACGATCGATCCGGCCGGCGCCACCGGCAAGGTCCAGTTCAAGGTCGGTGACACCCTGATCGGCGGACCGGTCGACGTGGTCAACGGCGTCGCAACGGTGCCGGCGACGTTCTACAACTCCGGGACCTACAGTGTCACTGCCGAATTCGTGGGCGCTTCAGGCTACACATCTTCGGCATCCGCGCCGCAGACCCTGACCGTCCCCGGTGATCCGGACGGCGGAACCGGTGGCGGAACCGGAAGCCTCGACCTCGGCACCCTCTTCGGGTCGCTCGGAGGCTGACACCCTGAAACAGAAAGGAGGCGTGCCGTCGAATGTTCGACGGCACGCCTCTTCTTCGTTTGCGGCGACCTACCCGGCTGCGGGCTCCACCGGAACCGCCGGCGCGGTCTTGCCGCCGGTGATCTTCACGATCGGCAGAACCAGTGCCGCTGGTGCCGACGCCGGAACCACCGGCGACTTCGGCGCGATCGGAGTCAACCGCTCGTAGCCGGTGCCCTGAGCCGGACGCAGGTCCGCCTCCCCCTTGTTCGGCCAGAGCGACGCCGCGCGCTCGGCCTGAGCGGCAATAG
The nucleotide sequence above comes from Rhodococcus sp. KBS0724. Encoded proteins:
- the guaA gene encoding glutamine-hydrolyzing GMP synthase; protein product: MADIEQQRPVLVVDFGAQYAQLIARRVREAKVYSEVIPHTMTVEEIVAKKPLAVVLSGGPSSVYADGAPKLDPALFDHDIPVFGICYGFQAMAGALGGTVAETGTREYGRTDISVSGGLLHDGLPTTQPVWMSHGDAVTEAPSGFEVTATSDGAPVAAFEDRARKLAGVQYHPEVLHSPHGQQVLSRFLHEIAGIPAAWTASNIADALIEQVREQVGDGHAICGLSGGVDSAVAAALVQRAIGDRLTCVFVDHGLMRAGERTQVEKDFVAATGARLITVDAADTFIGELAGVTDPETKRKIIGREFIRSFEGAVSDVLGENASQGATVDFLVQGTLYPDVVESGGGTGTANIKSHHNVGGLPEDLQFKLVEPLRLLFKDEVRAVGRELGLPEEIVGRQPFPGPGLGIRIIGEVTRDRLEILRQADSIAREELTSAGLDGTIWQCPVVLLADVRSVGVQGDGRTYGHPIVLRPVSSEDAMTADWTRLPYETLERISTRITNEVPDVNRVVLDVTSKPPGTIEWE
- a CDS encoding ATP-binding protein, whose translation is MCSSRVRASIDYVQSVSDPALVSAPLPIRKLERRAGGRIVGGVAGGIADHLGIDALKVRVAFAILAAMAGAGIVAYGILWVFVSAGTDTDKPSAAERQRAYGLAALGLGGAAALSWLFSGTAGSVLAPFFVVAVGAALVWREFDSDGPRTVIGLPARPTVLTWTRVVGGASMIVLGLAVVVLAQVDIDALRSSLLAVVVTLIGAGLLTVPLWLRMWRALGAERAARIRNDEREEIASHLHDSVLQTLALIQKQSDNPAEVARLARGQERELRKWLFSGGEIDHTSLTEGLKIIAGEVEDQHGVTVRPVTVGDVQLDGEDGLPKEAFTALLGATREALVNAAKHSGEKEINLFAEVEGDQVSIFVRDRGVGFDVDAVPEDRQGLAKSIRGRIERRGGRVVVRSTIGKGTEIRVHMPLGGKTSTDSDLQWDEPADHVDNPEEAPQ
- a CDS encoding Ig-like domain-containing protein; amino-acid sequence: MFVHSRRRIAAPIAVTALAGGVILAGIPASAAPVTSTFGTSCLATPSAVAGPTTESQSGSVIVDAPDSVAAGETFEVTIQPGPIAFPGSASGATVQNVSRIKVDVDVPANATLVEATIVPGTSVGLSGVAPNILRVNENGNVDSNGTILRLSGNNQVIGNSPSSSINSEGGIVVKATGKNIDGSNNADGYTQFQLPQVKAVLKAGASGEVAMKVRTGGSAGTWNNDRNFLTFLPKATLVITAWAPTRCTPRDAENGPLNSGAGPLATTRIIEADKATTTTVVGPANAKNGTPVTLSANVSGGANGGTVQFFDGDNPLGDAVPVAAGSASISPTFTEDGPHSITASYSGTTGFLASTSVSAKIVTVTTDAPPDAVTTTATVSPSTAKVGQDVNLTAKVDPQGTGGTVDFIVDGTETLTATVGTDGVAIAPYTFTSTGTHKVVAKFTGSPGFAPSAAPAFPVSVTTPAPADVETTTVLGEVGTVQKNTPVTLKATIDPAGATGKVQFKVGDTLIGGPVDVVNGVATVPATFYNSGTYSVTAEFVGASGYTSSASAPQTLTVPGDPDGGTGGGTGSLDLGTLFGSLGG
- a CDS encoding PspC domain-containing protein; the protein is MSNPTFQEQINDLWRTRPVRLPDQGHVAGVCAGIGYRYGVDPILVRVAFVISTIFGGSGILLYVLAWLTFPRADIGHTAAVPGRRHRSDKHTKTIVLVVALAIAATTIGPLGAGQGGSGLIGVMLMLGGLWLLYQRQPVPPALPPSFTQHIGAGTVYPGTGFTPGPFTPGYFTPGNFDPGNFAPNQPSTYTPYTKLPDSYVPTEPSTTTAASESAPAVDLSKNEPTITPPAWDPLGVAPFAWDLPDPVTKNPPLLPLPPRRRRSRWTLTVLGLAIIAASAVGAAGAATGNDWFTPGRVGAVGLAVIALGMIFGAFFRKGYGLLIVTGPLVGFVILASLVYPLEFDASGEQKWTPTSVSEIESSYSGGFGSFTLDLSKVAFTEDKTIDVSAAFGEFKVYVPDNVKVQNDCTVVMGDGSRCLDGGVHAGAQAGPDAPTLTINAKATFGALEVHQ
- a CDS encoding Ig-like domain-containing protein; amino-acid sequence: MRRFIRRLAIPVAAVTAAAGLLVLGTPAAADEAPPTSFTGTADNLDYTRSVVGNAVVHPGDTVTYRTEISRRSGVERYVTKIREYPPAGFTLVPGSAVVTYTGSTTKATITPESDGGVSAKCSSGCSFLGSGFVIKSGQSVTLEAKYTVPANATFGTHDSGLIFEVYTFSTSQGLNPMNVNVQVVDPSVATGTTLVAPATAKVGTPVDLTATVAPSNATGTVQFKDSGNDIGSPVTVSNGSATLSHTFNSVGAHDITAAYTAGPGFHSSTSGVQTVDVSADTTTTISAPNAALVGDSITVSAVVTPATAVGTVQFKDGDTNLGAPVAVVDGTASLTRSYDASGTHSFTAVFTGEAGYGDSVSTATQLDVSDPDWGTTTTVVEPLTAVVGEPTNLSATVSPIPSSGTVTFKVDGIDVGTAPVGTGDGVAILPHTFTSAGAAAVTAEFSGGTGFIESTSTSFTVNVTAPEPARADTTTTLTVSGSALVGQAVQLKATVAPGTANGMIQFKSGTTPIGAPVPVVNGVATLTHTFDDEGTFGITAGFVGDTGWKNSVSGPTVLQVGTAPTDGGGTGSVDTGSLSGLIPLFGS
- a CDS encoding response regulator transcription factor, whose translation is MTVPPTPPYRVFLVDDHGVFRSGVRAELSREDDMEIVGEAGGVAEAIAGINSMKPHVVLLDVHMPDGGGVAVLRGIDSGPVCLALSVSDAAEDVIAVIRAGARGYVTKTISGSELADGVRRVAGGDAVFGPRLAGFVLDSFTGRSAAPEPQLDPELDSLTPRELEVLRLLARGYTYREIAEELVISVKTVETHASNVLRKTQQSNRNALTRWAHRRQID
- a CDS encoding MFS transporter — translated: MTEPLALASARGRWVVAATVLGSSMALLDGTVVNIALPHIGEELGSGVAGLQWTLSGYTLALASLILLGGALGDRWGRRRVFVWGTVWFAVASLLCGIAPDITFLVVARILQGVGAALLTPGSLAIISASLREEDRGAAIGLWSGLGGVAGAIGPLFGGWLVEVAGWRSVFFLNLPLAALVVWASVRHVPESRDPHPPERLDVLGSACAVLGLGGLTYGLIEMNLVAGVVGGLVLCLFVVVERRSPSAVVPPSLFRSRMFVAANLVTLAVYAALGGVFFLLVLQLQLVAGYSPVAAGVATVPITLALLLFSSRAGRYAQVHGPRLPMTAGPAVAAVGLVLMTRIGVDASYLTDVLPGVLVFGLGLSVMVAPLTAAVLGSVPVEQSGIASGVNNAVARTSQLLAVAALPGIAGIGTEALVDPGLFSDGFTIAMYICVGLLLLGAAIAAVLIRTPAAPPMPETDSVACKPHCDLTGPAVQPNPAEN